In Molothrus aeneus isolate 106 chromosome 13, BPBGC_Maene_1.0, whole genome shotgun sequence, a genomic segment contains:
- the ALPK3 gene encoding alpha-protein kinase 3 — translation MSSTRRALAGLYGRGTSHIDGAEEAESAAWASRPDRRSYLLGIRPQNSLSSSRFSPSSLGRSTFCAIISQLTEETQPLFETTIKSRAVSEDSDAKFTCIVTGYPQPEVTWYKDDEEMDRYCGLPKYEIFRHGNRHTLQLYKCREEDAGIYQASARNNKGIVSCSGVLEVGTMTEFKIHQKWFDKIKRKAEEKMQEIEQGKKRGKENVEVEKLQGMSPERLQRKRRLARDQNLRSGDSSWEKEDTAKVHVADSQSRLHKDIAETKEQPLSAVPGFPNKLVAPLKAEVTTNGDATLESGEENGNNFLTYIYETVEDLATKPGAKDSAAKKKKKVEAPSAPKQEVSKREESGRDRANQSSNPRFAPPVPLRRNARLRAASDQEVETSPKLKEPGKAVKQDIKPNDDMYFSLKDMYFDKQVKPAAGKEEVGAKDEAGSQAPLQPVAASRQTEDAPLASEVLEGQRGQQPEQKLEGNKEVAARVGQSPGDLKHPVSSPTKETSQQASKLEEVRKEVPACQETRGAVKRTNPRFRPQEPPKPPARSPDHVQSGKEHPPPRKQAERHSQALEDRETQQGLLNQENKSQGGEESLLKNLTPLEPGENTPLEQIPCQTVKDGKSKEAGAELSGSHPGVRTGGSEAAEPCLGAVHREAAGTPLGHQNTQNETAAPASVPLAKEELLPAPAVRPSGAQEALLASHRSPGMEATAGEVPSGAQLLPPARGEAEISTTGGSAPREMFSAITSEEENAKPVPMGPQGKEGGLLTATAPCQEPAASSGTWEGVSEVQPQVPLVLPGSERSQEMSVEEKMQHKNLVSSLKNYLLLLLKMSDSSKDATKRDTDSGDTEQPNAGEGMIPEIGIAGLSPRTSRKVLEKVQNNQLFQTAENLPLTPRTSRRITGMINEEFVTSQEMLACRPVPPKRRTWGAPEAEGPPPLSVPSIVVGSMPTAGVAPHLSDLPPVSSEESPADPLAALPCATPEELALGARRKIYLPRPKQVGVEEEAAPESLGHTRSPTVSPRQSRKNASLLHSPAPAPSSPSEQCSPTLTRKMATLEVPKLYEEPAGDTSGDKEVPGDAKPEAQPAESQSTNNPFKAPQVVRKIRAEQFSDASGNLKLWCQFFNILSDSKLTWYKDEIPVAEAQRSAGDEGQAALAVVQASQKDCGVYRCVISNEYGTDSTDFLLSPEVLSGFILREEIEVGEEIEMTPMVFAKGLADAGYWGDKLFGRVVSEDLEVGAGFLRKACRARAIYGLEPVFESGHTCVIKVHNFIVFGTKNENSLVEKNYDITIQECKVQNSSREYCKIFAAEARAVPDFGAVPEIIPLYLIYRPANNIPYATMEEDLGRPCEQYCVTERDGSLVARGTSEIVLKCCTFQHWVYQWTNGNILVTDMEGVGWKLTNVRIATNLKGYQGLKESCFPSLLEQFPATHKCNHYCNILGLKMLEPAKPKGSKSPCLGRKSAQSSPQLQKKVLTSPQSTRKASVSPKSSRRAAETGEASTACKPRSGESNRAGCPQ, via the exons ATGAGCTCGACCCGCAGGGCCCTGGCGGGCCTCTACGGGCGGGGAACGAGCCACATCGACGGGGCGGAGGAGGCCGAGAGCGCGGCCTGGGCCTCGCGGCCGGACCGACGGAGTTACCTGCTGGGCATCCGGCCCCAGAACAG CTTATCAAGCAGCAGATTCTCTCCCTCCAGTTTAGGAAG GAGCACCTTCTGCGCAATCATTTCTCAGCTGACGGAGGAAACACAGCCACTATTTGAAACCACTATCAAATCCCGTGCTGTGTCCGAGGACTCTGATGCTAAATTCACGTGCATAGTGACAG GGTACCCACAGCCCGAGGTGACGTGGTACAAGGATGATGAGGAGATGGATCGCTACTGTGGCTTACCCAAGTACGAGATATTCCGTCATGGAAACCGCCACACCCTGCAGCTCTACAA GTGCCGAGAAGAGGATGCAGGCATTTACCAGGCCTCAGCTAGAAATAACAAAGGCATCGTGTCCTGCTCCGGTGTGCTGGAAGTGGGAACCATGACAGAGTTCAAAATCCATCAGAAGTGGTTTGACAAAATCAAGAGAAAGGCTGAAGAAAAGATGCAAGAAATAGAACAAGGAAAGAAacgaggaaaagaaaatgtggagGTGGAGAAGTTGCAAGGAATGAGCCCTGAACGGCTCCAGAGGAAGCGGAGGCTGGCTCGAGATCAGAACCTCCGGTCAGGAGACTCTTCATGGGAGAAGGAAGACACAGCAAAAGTGCACGTGGCAGATTCACAGTCCAGGTTACACAAGGATATTGCTGAGACAAAGGAGCAGCCACTCAGTGCGGTGCCAGGCTTCCCAAACAAACTGGTGGCACCTCTGAAAGCAGAGGTGACCACCAATGGAGATGCCACTTTGGAAAGTGGGGAGGAGAATGGGAACAACTTTCTCACATACATCTATGAGACAGTGGAGGACTTGGCAACCAAGCCAGGGGCAAAAGACTCTgcagctaaaaagaaaaagaaggtggAGGCTCCTTCAGCACCAAAGCAGGAGGTTTCTAAGCGAGAAGAAAGTGGGAGAGACAGGGCCAATCAGTCTTCAAATCCCAGGTTTGCTCCTCCTGTCCCCTTACGCAGGAATGCGCGTTTACGAGCAGCAAGCGATCAAGAAGTGGAAACCAGTCCAAAACTCAAAGAGCCTGGGAAAGCTGTGAAACAGGACATTAAACCTAATGATGACATGTACTTCTCTTTAAAGGACATGTATTTTGATAAGCAAGTgaagccagcagcagggaaggaggaggtgggagCCAAGGACGAGGCCGGGAGTCAggctcccctgcagcctgtggcagCCAGCAGACAGACAGAGGATGCTCCACTGGCCTCTGAGGTGTTGGAGGGCCAGAGAGGCCAGCAGCCAGAACAGAAGTTGGAGGGAAACAAAGAG gtTGCAGCAAGAGTTGGACAGTCTCCTGGTGACCTAAAGCATCCAGTGTCCAGTCCAACCAAAGAGACCAGTCAGCAAGCCAGTAAGCTAGAGGAGGTCAGGAAAGAGGTGCCTGCTTGCCAGGAAACCAGGGGGGCTGTGAAAAGGACAAATCCTCGGTTTAGGCCTCAGGAGCCACCAAAGCCACCAGCACGTTCTCCAGACCACGTACAGTCTGGCAAGGAGCACCCACCCCCCAGGAAACAGGCAGAAAGACATTCCCAGGCTCTTGAGGACAGAGAGACTCAGCAAGGACTGTTAAATCAAGAGAACAAAAGCCAAGGTGGGGAAGAGTCATTGCTAAAAAATTTGACTCCTCTGGAACCTGGAGAAAACACTCCTCTTGAACAAATCCCATGTCAGACAGTCAAGGATGGAAAGAGcaaagaggcaggagcagagttGTCTGGGAGCCATCCTGGTGTGAGGACAGGAGGGAGTGAAGCAGCAGAGCCATGTCTTGGGGCTGTGcacagggaggcagcagggacacctttggGCCATCAGAACACCCAAAATGAAACGGCAGCTCCTGCTTCAGTTCCTCTTGCCAAGGAAGAGCtgcttcctgctcctgcagtgagGCCATCAGGGGCTCAGGAGGCACTGCTGGCATCTCACAGAAGCCCAGGGATGGAGGCCACTGCAGGAGAGGTCCCATctggagcccagctgctgcctcctgcgaGAGGAGAAGCGGAAATCTCAACGACAGGTGGATCTGCCCCACGAGAGATGTTTTCAGCCATCACTTCAGAGGAGGAGAATGCCAAGCCAGTGCCCATGGGACctcaggggaaggagggaggacttctgacagccacagctccatgcCAGGAACCAGCAGCATCTTCAGGAACTTGGGAAGGAGTCTCTGAGGTTCAGCCACAGGTACCGCTGGTCCTGCCCGGCTCCGAGAGATCTCAGGAGATGTCTGTGGAGGAGAAAATGCAGCACAAAAACCTGGTTTCCTCCTTAAAGAACTACCTTCTGTTACTTCTAAAAATGTCAGATAGCAGTAAGGATGCCACAAAAAGGGACACTGACTCTGGGGACACGGAGCAGCCAAATGCAGGGGAAGGCATGATCCCAGAGATAGGCATTGCTGGCCTTAGCCCTCGCACCTCAAGGAAAGTTTTGGAAAAAGTACAAAACAACCAACTCTTCCAGACAGCAGAGAACTTGCCTCTGACCCCCAGGACATCCAGACGGATCACAGGAATGATTAATGAGGAGTTTGTTACCAGCCAGGAGATGCTGGCTTGCAGGCCTGTGCCTCCAAAGAGACGCACCTGGGGGGCTCCTGAGGCCGAGGGGCCGCCCCCGCTCTCAGTGCCCTCCATCGTGGTGGGCAGCATGCCCACAGCAGGAGTGGCTCCTCATCTTTCTGATTTGCCTCCAGTGAGCTCTGAAGAGAGCCCTGCTGACCCTCTGGCAGCGCTACCTTGTGCCACACCAGAAGAGCTCGCTTTGGGGGCCCGGCGCAAAATATACCTGCCAAGACCCAAACAGGTGGGGGTGGAAGAGGAAGCAGCCCCAGAGAGCCTGGGCCACACAAGAAGTCCGACTGTTTCACCACGGCAGTCCAGGAAGAATGCATCCCTGTTGCattctcctgccccagctccatcctctccCTCAGAGCAGTGCTCTCCAACCCTCACGAGGAAGATGGCAACCTTGGAGGTTCCGAAGCTCTACGAGGAgcctgcaggtgacaccagtGGTGACAAAGAGGTCCCTGGAGATGCTAAGCCAGAAGCACAGCCAGCAGAGTCCCAGAGTACTAATAACCCATTTAAag CTCCACAGGTGGTCCGTAAGATCAGAGCAGAACAATTCTCTGATGCATCAGGAAACCTGAAACTTTGGTGTCAGTTCTTCAATATATTGAGTGATTCCAAGCTGACGTGGTACAAGGATGAGATCCCTGTAGCTGAAGCCCAAAGGAG tgCTGGTGATGAGGGCCAGGCAGCTTTGGCTGTTGTGCAGGCATCCCAGAAGGACTGCGGAGTCTATCGGTGTGTGATCAGCAACGAGTACGGCACCGACTCCACAGATTTCCTGCTCAGCCCAGAAG TGTTGTCAGGATTTATCCTGCGGGAAGAGATTGAAG TTGGAGAGGAGATCGAGATGACACCCATGGTGTTTGCCAAGGGTTTGGCTGATGCAGGCTATTGGGGGGATAAGCTCTTCGGGCGCGTGGTGAGTGAGGACCTGGAGGTTGGTGCTGGTTTCCTGCGCAAGGCGTGCCGTGCCAGGGCCATTTACGGCCTGGAGCCGGTCTTCGAGTCCGGCCACACCTGCGTCATCAAAGTGCACAACTTCATCGTCTTTGGGACCAAGAATGAGAACAGCCTCGTCGAGAAGAACTATGATATCACCATCCAG GAATGTAAAGTCCAAAACTCCAGTCGTGAGTACTGCAAGATCTTTGCTGCTGAGGCACGAGCAGTCCCTGATTTTGGAGCAGTGCCTGA GATAATTCCTCTGTACCTGATTTATCGTCCGGCCAACAACATCCCTTATGCCACGATGGAGGAGGACCTTGGCAGGCCCTGCGAGCAGTACTGTGTCACTGAGAGAGATGGCAGCTTGGTGGCACGAGGCACCTCGGAGATTGTGCTCAAATGCTGCACCTTCCAGCACTGGGTTTACCAGTGGACAAATGGAAACATCCTCGTGACTGACATGGAAG GAGTGGGCTGGAAGTTGACCAACGTGCGGATCGCTACCAACCTGAAAGG GTACCAGGGGCTGAAGGAGAGctgctttccctccctgctggagcagttCCCGGCCACTCACAAGTGCAATCACTACTGCAACATCCTGGGCCTGAAGATGCTGGAGCCAGCCAAGCCCAAGGGCTCCAAgagcccctgcctgggcaggaagTCTGCCCAGTCCAGCCCCCAGCTCCAGAAGAAGGTGCTGACAAGTCCTCAGAGCACCCGCAAGGCTTCTGTGAGCCCCAAGAGCTCCCgaagagctgcagaaacagGGGAGGCCTCAACAGCCTGCAAACCCAGGTCAGGAGAGAGCAACAGAGCTGGCTGCCCACAGtag